Proteins from one Malaya genurostris strain Urasoe2022 chromosome 2, Malgen_1.1, whole genome shotgun sequence genomic window:
- the LOC131431061 gene encoding transmembrane emp24 domain-containing protein eca: MLYSVAIFLIAIPFSSALYFHIGETERKCFIEEIPDETTVIVNYKVELYDPRSGGFMPSSPGIGMHVEVKDPDDKTILSRVYSSEGRISFTSHTPGEHVICMYSNSTAWFSGSQLRVHLDIQVGEHAIDYANVAQKEKLTELQLRIRQLLDQVDQITKEQNYQRYREERFRQTSDSTNQRVLWWSLAQTLVLVTMGLWQMKHLKSFFEAKKLV; this comes from the exons atgttgtatagtgtGGCAATATTCTTGATTGCGATTCCATTCAGCAGTGCCCTTTATTTTCACATCGGAGAAACAGAACGTAAATGCTTCATTGAAGAAATTCCAGATGAAACAACTGTTATAG TCAACTATAAGGTTGAGCTCTATGATCCGCGAAGCGGAGGATTCATGCCTTCCTCACCTGGCATAGGGATGCATGTTGAGGTGAAAGATCCAGATGATAAAACAATTCTTTCCCGGGTATATAGCTCCGAAG GGCGTATCTCTTTTACTTCGCATACTCCTGGGGAGCATGTGATCTGCATGTATTCAAACAGTACAGCTTGGTTCAGCGGTTCCCAGTTACGGGTGCATTTGGATATACAAGTTGGTGAGCACGCAATTGATTACGCTAATGTTGCACAAAAAGAAAAGCTAACCGAATTACAACTTCGGATTCGTCAACTGTTGGATCAAGTGGATCAAATAACTAAAGAACAGAATTACCAACGG TACCGTGAAGAGCGCTTCCGTCAAACCAGCGATAGTACCAACCAACGTGTACTTTGGTGGTCTCTAGCTCAAACACTTGTTCTAGTCACAATGGGTTTATGGCAGATGAAACACTTGAAGAGTTTCTTTGAGGCGAAAAAACTTGTATAG